One genomic window of Paenisporosarcina antarctica includes the following:
- a CDS encoding sulfite exporter TauE/SafE family protein: MEYVLLALVGLFSGVVGALVGLGGGIILVPATLFLGGSIGLIPGITPQNVVGLSVIMMIFTGLASTLTFMKARTVDYRSALIFFVGSVPGTILGAWVNKGLDLPSFNLYFGILLIMLSTLLMVRKYIKPVKWFVNNGKKKTFTDTHGKNYVYGYPVWFALILTFGVGFASGLFGIGGGSIIVPAMILLFLFPPHVAVGTSMFMVFLSALVNSASHISLGNVPWLYTLPVIPAAFIGAKIGATLNQRIKSETLVVALRIILLLLGVRSIVAGLMG, encoded by the coding sequence ATGGAATATGTACTACTGGCACTAGTTGGGTTATTTTCTGGCGTTGTAGGTGCCTTAGTAGGTCTTGGTGGAGGTATTATCCTAGTGCCAGCTACTCTTTTCTTAGGGGGATCAATTGGATTAATTCCAGGGATTACTCCTCAGAATGTTGTAGGGCTATCTGTTATTATGATGATTTTTACAGGCTTAGCCTCTACGTTAACGTTCATGAAAGCAAGGACTGTAGATTATCGAAGTGCTCTCATCTTCTTTGTAGGAAGTGTGCCTGGTACTATTTTAGGGGCATGGGTAAACAAAGGATTAGACTTGCCATCATTTAATTTATACTTTGGGATTTTATTAATTATGTTATCTACCTTATTAATGGTTAGAAAATATATAAAACCAGTCAAATGGTTTGTTAATAACGGCAAGAAGAAAACTTTTACAGATACTCATGGAAAAAACTATGTTTATGGTTACCCGGTATGGTTTGCTCTTATTTTAACATTTGGTGTTGGTTTTGCATCTGGATTATTTGGAATCGGTGGTGGGTCCATCATTGTACCAGCTATGATTTTATTATTCTTATTCCCCCCACATGTAGCGGTTGGTACTTCGATGTTTATGGTCTTTTTATCAGCTTTAGTAAATTCAGCTAGTCATATTTCTTTAGGCAATGTGCCATGGTTGTATACACTTCCAGTTATACCAGCAGCCTTTATTGGAGCAAAAATTGGAGCAACTTTAAATCAACGTATTAAATCGGAAACATTAGTTGTTGCTTTGCGTATAATCTTATTATTACTCGGTGTTCGTTCGATTGTAGCGGGGCTGATGGGATAA
- a CDS encoding bifunctional metallophosphatase/5'-nucleotidase has translation MIETIHFYHTNDLHSHFQHWPRIHELVTTRKKWHLEEGESSFTLDLGDHIDRSHIYTEGTLGKGNVDLLNKAQYDVATIGNNEGITLSHNELENLYLHAQFDVVVGNLIDQDGKIPKWLIPTTILTTIYGTKIGVTALTAEYTLFYSQLGWQVTEAFNALSNQLMELKKKTDIIICMSHLGINEDEIMAEKFPDIDVIFGAHTHHIFHEGKLINNSLLAAAGKYGYYVGHVTLDFDLETKLIAKKQAHLYDTNELKECANEDEFLEELANIGKANLMETAFIQNETFKKEWFKESALSTYFGKALTAFCQTDCALFNAGLFLSDLKEQEVSYFDIHKMMPHPINPCVIELTGEELKDIYLLSLNESWPNLEIKGLGFRGVVMGKMITHQFTVVDQVLFVQNRRIEPTEIVRLATIDMFTFGYFYPKFKESPKTYFMSDFIRDVLIVYGQKQHLI, from the coding sequence ATGATTGAAACCATTCACTTTTATCATACCAATGATTTACATAGTCATTTTCAACATTGGCCACGAATTCATGAACTCGTAACAACACGAAAAAAATGGCATCTCGAAGAAGGCGAATCAAGTTTTACTTTAGATCTTGGTGATCATATCGATCGTTCACATATCTATACAGAGGGAACATTAGGTAAAGGAAATGTTGATCTTTTAAATAAAGCACAATACGATGTGGCAACTATTGGAAATAATGAAGGAATTACACTTTCGCACAATGAATTAGAAAACTTATATCTTCATGCTCAATTTGATGTAGTAGTTGGAAACTTGATTGATCAAGATGGAAAAATACCAAAGTGGCTAATTCCAACAACTATATTGACAACTATATATGGAACGAAAATTGGTGTAACAGCACTTACAGCTGAATACACACTATTTTATAGTCAATTGGGATGGCAAGTAACTGAAGCATTTAATGCTTTGAGTAATCAATTAATGGAGTTAAAGAAAAAAACAGATATCATTATCTGCATGTCCCATTTAGGTATAAATGAAGATGAGATAATGGCAGAGAAATTTCCTGATATTGACGTAATCTTCGGTGCACATACACACCATATTTTCCACGAAGGAAAATTAATTAATAATTCTCTGTTAGCTGCAGCTGGTAAATATGGCTATTATGTTGGACATGTTACCCTGGATTTCGATTTAGAAACGAAATTGATTGCAAAAAAACAAGCTCATTTATATGATACAAATGAACTGAAAGAATGTGCAAATGAGGATGAATTTCTAGAAGAATTAGCTAATATTGGTAAAGCTAATTTAATGGAAACTGCATTTATCCAAAATGAGACGTTTAAGAAAGAGTGGTTTAAAGAATCTGCTTTATCAACTTATTTTGGTAAAGCATTAACTGCATTTTGCCAAACGGATTGTGCCTTATTTAATGCTGGGTTATTTTTGTCAGATCTAAAAGAACAGGAAGTCTCATATTTTGATATTCACAAAATGATGCCACATCCGATTAATCCATGTGTAATTGAACTAACAGGTGAAGAGTTAAAAGATATATATTTATTGTCGTTAAATGAAAGTTGGCCAAATTTAGAGATTAAAGGTTTAGGTTTTCGTGGTGTTGTGATGGGAAAAATGATTACACATCAATTTACAGTTGTTGATCAAGTATTATTTGTTCAAAATAGACGGATAGAACCAACAGAAATTGTTCGTTTAGCTACCATTGACATGTTCACATTTGGTTACTTTTACCCCAAATTTAAAGAGTCACCAAAGACTTATTTTATGTCTGACTTCATTCGAGATGTTTTAATTGTGTATGGACAAAAACAACACCTTATATAG
- the yunB gene encoding sporulation protein YunB has translation MRLRKVSKRSIYWKGKNIIPVLFVFVVISVGLMFYLVNVRLTPIYLQYAEVQSKKIASLVVSKAINSRTADLMNATDIIVEVPSESPGTVTTQFNTEIINRVQADIITLVQTQLEQAEKGNLANLPYLDDIEYDPDAMEDNGGIVFLVPIGQATNIPLLGNLGPKIPIRFHVIGNLQSNVIYDIREFGINNAMIDVSVVITVNVQVIVPLATKATVIEQKIPVALGIISSPVPQIYTKGSGANAPQVEVPYQSPSAP, from the coding sequence GTGCGACTACGTAAAGTTTCTAAAAGGTCAATCTATTGGAAAGGCAAGAACATTATCCCAGTGTTATTTGTTTTTGTCGTAATTTCTGTTGGCTTAATGTTTTATCTCGTGAATGTTCGTTTAACCCCAATCTATTTACAGTATGCTGAGGTACAATCCAAAAAAATCGCATCTCTTGTTGTTAGTAAAGCCATTAACTCTCGAACCGCAGATTTAATGAATGCAACTGATATCATAGTTGAAGTTCCATCAGAATCCCCAGGTACTGTGACAACTCAATTTAATACGGAAATAATTAATCGTGTTCAAGCTGATATCATAACCTTAGTACAGACCCAACTAGAACAAGCTGAAAAAGGCAACTTGGCCAATTTACCTTATTTGGATGATATAGAGTATGATCCAGACGCAATGGAAGATAACGGAGGTATTGTATTTTTAGTTCCTATTGGTCAAGCGACAAATATCCCACTACTTGGAAATCTAGGACCTAAAATTCCAATACGATTTCATGTTATTGGAAATTTACAGTCAAACGTAATTTATGATATTCGTGAATTTGGAATTAACAATGCAATGATAGATGTCAGCGTTGTTATTACAGTCAATGTACAAGTTATTGTCCCACTCGCAACAAAAGCGACGGTAATTGAACAAAAAATTCCAGTTGCACTTGGAATAATCTCTAGTCCAGTTCCTCAAATTTATACTAAAGGAAGCGGAGCGAATGCACCACAAGTAGAAGTGCCGTATCAATCTCCTTCCGCACCATAA
- a CDS encoding Na+/H+ antiporter NhaC family protein — translation MSGTILSILPPILAIVMVLLTRRVLISLGTGIVLGALLIHSFSPGKSLVSLWQSFQVTFWDGGLNTYNVFIILFLFLLGIITAFVSLSGGSRAFAEWAVKHIKTRRGAKLLTAFLGVIIFIDDYFNALAVGQIARPITDHHRISRTKLAYFIDSTSAPVCVVSPVSSWGAYLIGLIGTILATQSVITYSPLTAFIMMAPMNFYVIAALAMVFFVAITDFDLLEMKKHERRAIDTGEVFDPRKDIPGQLKEDFPVHSHGKVSDLVLPIVTLVIATIGAMLFTGYQNAGVLDIWAIFENTDVPKSLLIGGTAGAVVSIVLYLLQFGKNEKANLSYLSKGIWSGIQSMLPAVLILVFAWSLTFIIDKLKTGEYLAQVVIDANLPIGLLPVILFILAGGMAFATGTSWGSFGILLPIAGTIMISADPTMLLPTLAAVLGGAVLGDHCSPISDTTILSSTGAGCNHIDHVTTQLPYALISAAVASVGYLVLGLTGSVWLSLGLVITILAILFYVLIKMSEKSTN, via the coding sequence ATGTCAGGAACTATATTATCAATTTTACCCCCAATACTTGCAATTGTGATGGTCTTACTTACACGTCGAGTACTGATCTCACTAGGTACAGGTATCGTTTTAGGAGCTTTACTAATTCATTCATTCTCACCAGGTAAATCGCTAGTAAGCTTGTGGCAATCATTCCAAGTGACATTTTGGGATGGTGGACTAAATACGTATAATGTCTTTATTATTCTCTTTTTATTTTTACTAGGCATCATCACAGCTTTCGTTAGTTTATCTGGAGGAAGTCGTGCATTTGCAGAGTGGGCAGTAAAGCACATTAAAACAAGAAGAGGAGCAAAGCTATTAACTGCATTTCTTGGTGTGATAATCTTTATAGATGATTATTTTAATGCTTTAGCTGTTGGACAAATTGCACGTCCAATAACGGATCATCACCGTATCTCACGTACGAAGTTAGCATACTTTATTGATTCAACATCTGCACCGGTTTGTGTAGTTTCACCAGTATCAAGCTGGGGAGCATATTTAATTGGTTTGATTGGGACAATACTGGCTACTCAATCAGTTATAACATACTCACCATTAACTGCATTTATCATGATGGCACCAATGAATTTTTATGTAATTGCAGCACTTGCTATGGTGTTTTTCGTAGCGATTACAGACTTCGATTTATTGGAAATGAAAAAACATGAACGTAGAGCAATCGATACAGGGGAAGTATTTGATCCAAGAAAAGATATCCCTGGTCAATTAAAAGAAGATTTCCCTGTTCATAGTCACGGTAAAGTGAGTGACTTAGTTCTACCAATTGTTACACTTGTAATTGCGACAATCGGAGCAATGCTATTTACAGGATATCAAAATGCAGGTGTTCTAGATATTTGGGCAATTTTTGAAAATACTGATGTACCGAAGTCATTGTTAATTGGTGGTACTGCAGGTGCAGTTGTATCTATTGTTCTTTATCTCTTACAGTTTGGGAAAAATGAAAAAGCCAACCTTTCATATCTAAGTAAAGGAATTTGGAGCGGAATTCAATCCATGCTACCTGCTGTGTTAATATTAGTTTTTGCCTGGTCATTAACGTTTATTATAGATAAGCTTAAAACAGGCGAATATTTAGCTCAAGTAGTAATCGATGCTAATCTGCCAATAGGTTTATTACCAGTTATTCTGTTTATATTAGCTGGAGGTATGGCATTTGCAACAGGTACCTCATGGGGGTCTTTCGGAATTTTATTACCTATTGCTGGAACGATAATGATTAGCGCTGATCCTACGATGTTATTACCTACTTTAGCTGCAGTGCTAGGAGGGGCCGTGTTAGGTGATCATTGTTCACCGATTTCAGATACGACCATTTTATCTTCTACTGGTGCTGGATGTAATCATATTGATCACGTCACGACTCAACTACCGTATGCATTAATTTCAGCAGCCGTTGCATCAGTTGGGTACTTAGTACTAGGATTAACTGGGTCCGTTTGGTTATCATTGGGACTTGTAATAACTATTCTTGCAATACTATTTTATGTTCTAATTAAGATGAGCGAAAAATCGACAAATTAA
- a CDS encoding sodium-dependent transporter — protein sequence MEKRSQWGSRAGFILAAVGSAVGLGNIWRFPYVAYENGGGAFFIPYLFALLTAGIPILILEFTMGHKYRGSAPLSFFRMGGKKAEWLGWWAIFVSFVISTYYAVIIAWAMKYTVYSVNQAWGDDTAGFLFGTVLKLGDVPGEVGGIVPGVAIPLILVWAITFGILFAGVKKGIEIANKIFIPTLVVIFLMVVIRALTLDGAYLGLNAFFEPNFSQLSDPKVWVAAYGHIFFSLSIAFAIMITYSSYLPKKSDITNNAFITGFANSGFELLAGIGVFSALGFMAAQQGVEVADVASAGVGLAFVVFPQIISEFPGMNGLFGVLFFLSLVLAGLSSLISICETYVAGFTEKFGISRNKAVTFGVGVAAVISLLFATNGGLYFLDAADYFINQFGVAAIGLVEVVAIAWFFKKLPLFEDHANAVSDIRLGAWWKICLKFVTPLVLGYMMFGLLKLNITKGFESDSGNYEGYSNTFILYSGWFVASGAIILGFVFTAIKWNKNTDVDAYQHTDGE from the coding sequence ATGGAAAAACGTTCTCAATGGGGATCACGAGCCGGATTTATTCTAGCTGCAGTTGGTTCCGCGGTAGGACTCGGAAATATTTGGCGGTTTCCGTATGTAGCTTATGAAAATGGTGGAGGAGCTTTCTTTATCCCGTACTTATTCGCTCTTTTAACAGCAGGTATTCCTATTCTTATTTTAGAATTCACTATGGGACATAAGTATCGCGGTTCGGCACCATTATCATTCTTCCGCATGGGCGGTAAAAAAGCGGAATGGCTTGGTTGGTGGGCAATCTTTGTTTCTTTTGTAATTTCCACATACTATGCAGTCATTATTGCCTGGGCAATGAAATACACAGTGTATTCAGTCAACCAAGCATGGGGAGATGACACGGCGGGCTTCTTATTTGGAACAGTCTTAAAACTAGGGGATGTACCTGGTGAAGTTGGCGGTATCGTTCCAGGAGTCGCAATACCTTTAATACTTGTTTGGGCAATTACATTTGGAATCCTATTTGCAGGTGTTAAAAAAGGAATTGAAATTGCTAATAAAATTTTCATACCAACACTTGTTGTAATTTTCTTAATGGTTGTAATTCGTGCACTTACACTAGACGGAGCATACCTTGGTTTGAATGCATTCTTTGAACCTAACTTCTCTCAGTTAAGTGATCCTAAAGTATGGGTTGCTGCCTATGGGCACATATTCTTTAGCTTATCAATCGCTTTTGCCATTATGATTACGTATTCTAGTTATCTTCCAAAGAAATCGGATATTACGAACAATGCGTTTATTACTGGATTTGCTAACTCCGGCTTTGAGTTGCTTGCAGGTATTGGAGTATTCTCAGCTTTAGGGTTTATGGCTGCACAACAAGGCGTAGAAGTGGCTGACGTTGCATCTGCAGGTGTCGGTTTAGCATTTGTTGTATTCCCGCAAATTATTAGTGAGTTCCCAGGAATGAACGGACTATTTGGCGTCTTGTTCTTCTTGTCACTTGTGTTAGCAGGTTTATCATCACTAATTTCAATTTGTGAAACGTATGTTGCTGGTTTCACTGAGAAGTTCGGAATATCTCGTAATAAAGCGGTTACATTTGGTGTAGGTGTCGCTGCTGTAATTTCCTTATTATTTGCAACAAATGGCGGTTTGTACTTCCTTGATGCTGCTGATTACTTTATCAACCAATTCGGAGTAGCAGCAATCGGTTTAGTTGAAGTCGTTGCAATTGCTTGGTTCTTTAAAAAGCTTCCATTATTCGAAGACCACGCAAATGCTGTTTCGGACATTCGTTTAGGCGCATGGTGGAAAATATGTTTGAAATTTGTAACTCCTTTAGTTTTGGGCTACATGATGTTTGGTTTATTGAAACTGAATATAACAAAAGGTTTTGAAAGTGATTCAGGTAACTATGAAGGATATTCAAATACATTTATTCTTTATAGTGGATGGTTTGTTGCTTCTGGTGCTATCATTTTAGGCTTTGTGTTTACAGCTATTAAATGGAATAAAAATACGGATGTTGATGCATATCAACATACAGATGGCGAATAA
- a CDS encoding methionine/alanine import family NSS transporter small subunit has product MSVSAIVMMIIGVTIIWGGLAASIVYAVSKSREKSRQNS; this is encoded by the coding sequence ATGTCAGTATCTGCAATTGTTATGATGATTATTGGCGTCACAATCATTTGGGGCGGCCTAGCTGCAAGTATCGTATATGCTGTATCAAAATCAAGAGAAAAATCAAGACAAAATTCATAA
- the lipA gene encoding lipoyl synthase: protein MTSKQTHIRKPAWLKIKLNTNDNYKGLKKIMRENNLNTVCEEAKCPNIHECWGTRRTATFMILGAICTRACRFCAVKTGLPNELDLGEPERVADSVVLMNLKHVVVTAVARDDLKDGGAVVFAETVRAIRRKNPFTTIEVLPSDMGGIEENLQMLMDTKPDILNHNIETVRRLTPRVRARAKYDRSLEFLRRSKEMQPEIPTKSSLMIGLGETKEEIIEVMDDLRLNNVDIMTIGQYLQPSKKHLVVQKYYSPLEFGELRKIAMSKGFSHCEAGPLVRSSYHADEQVNAAAKEKQRIGDEQIALATS, encoded by the coding sequence ATGACATCAAAACAAACACATATTCGAAAGCCTGCCTGGTTAAAGATTAAATTAAATACAAACGACAACTACAAAGGTCTAAAAAAAATAATGCGTGAAAACAATTTAAATACTGTATGTGAAGAAGCAAAATGCCCAAATATTCATGAATGTTGGGGGACTCGTCGTACAGCAACTTTTATGATTTTAGGTGCAATTTGTACGCGTGCATGCCGATTCTGTGCAGTCAAAACAGGTCTACCGAATGAACTTGATTTAGGTGAACCAGAACGCGTAGCAGATTCAGTCGTTTTGATGAATCTAAAACATGTCGTAGTAACGGCTGTCGCACGCGATGACTTAAAAGATGGTGGTGCTGTTGTATTTGCCGAAACAGTGCGAGCGATTCGACGTAAAAATCCGTTTACAACGATAGAAGTATTACCTTCAGATATGGGGGGAATTGAAGAAAACTTACAAATGCTTATGGATACAAAACCAGATATCTTAAACCACAATATAGAAACAGTGCGACGATTAACACCTAGAGTTAGAGCACGTGCAAAATATGATAGATCTCTTGAATTTTTACGTCGTTCAAAAGAAATGCAACCTGAAATTCCAACAAAATCATCTTTGATGATTGGGCTGGGTGAAACGAAAGAAGAAATTATCGAAGTAATGGACGATTTGCGATTAAACAACGTTGATATCATGACAATTGGCCAATACTTACAACCTTCTAAAAAGCATTTAGTGGTTCAAAAATATTATTCTCCACTTGAGTTTGGAGAACTTCGTAAGATTGCCATGTCTAAAGGGTTTTCACATTGTGAAGCAGGACCACTGGTACGTAGTAGTTACCATGCGGATGAACAAGTGAATGCAGCTGCAAAAGAAAAACAGCGTATTGGTGATGAGCAAATAGCTCTTGCAACGAGTTGA
- a CDS encoding YutD family protein, with protein sequence MITIDRWDYKIVTDYREAFKEEAFQERYSEILNKYDYILGDWGYGQLRLKGFFDDKNQKATYDTKVSTLQDYLYEYCNFGCAYFILKKFGPAKQVEVSTETEELPHVENLGFDEQSS encoded by the coding sequence ATGATTACAATTGATCGCTGGGATTATAAAATAGTGACTGATTACCGGGAAGCGTTTAAAGAAGAGGCTTTTCAAGAGCGCTACAGTGAAATTTTGAACAAGTATGATTACATCCTAGGGGACTGGGGATATGGTCAACTTCGTTTAAAAGGTTTTTTCGATGATAAAAATCAAAAAGCAACGTACGATACAAAAGTGAGTACGCTACAAGATTACCTATATGAGTATTGTAATTTTGGCTGTGCCTATTTTATTTTGAAAAAATTTGGTCCAGCAAAACAAGTGGAAGTATCAACTGAAACAGAAGAATTACCACATGTAGAAAACCTTGGTTTTGATGAGCAATCATCTTAG